One part of the Streptomyces lienomycini genome encodes these proteins:
- a CDS encoding TetR/AcrR family transcriptional regulator — MSTVSPATPLRRAPVQRRSAERLARILDACADLLDEVGYDELSTRAVAVRAGVPIGSVYRFFGNKRQMADALAQRNLERYAERVTERLTETDSGPDGGGWRGALDAVLDEYLAMKRTAPGFSLIDFGNQIPVGDRHAVPNHRVAERLTELLSGYLGRSPDEDLRRVFLVAVETADTLVQLAFRVAPDGDEKIIEEARELLRAYLGRVLD, encoded by the coding sequence ATGAGCACCGTGTCCCCAGCGACCCCGCTCCGCCGCGCCCCCGTGCAGCGACGCAGCGCCGAACGCCTGGCCCGCATCCTCGACGCCTGCGCCGACCTGCTCGACGAGGTCGGGTACGACGAGCTGAGCACCCGGGCCGTGGCCGTGCGCGCGGGCGTCCCCATCGGCTCGGTGTACCGCTTCTTCGGCAACAAGCGGCAGATGGCCGACGCCCTGGCCCAGCGCAACCTGGAGCGCTACGCGGAGCGCGTGACCGAACGGCTGACGGAGACGGACTCGGGGCCGGACGGCGGCGGCTGGCGCGGCGCCCTGGACGCCGTGCTCGACGAGTACCTGGCGATGAAGCGGACCGCGCCCGGCTTCTCCCTGATCGACTTCGGCAACCAGATCCCCGTCGGCGACCGCCACGCCGTCCCCAACCACCGTGTGGCCGAGCGGCTGACCGAACTGCTCTCCGGCTACCTCGGCCGCAGCCCCGACGAGGACCTGCGCCGCGTCTTCCTCGTCGCCGTGGAGACCGCCGACACCCTCGTCCAACTCGCCTTCCGGGTCGCACCGGACGGCGACGAGAAGATCATCGAGGAGGCCCGGGAGCTGCTGCGGGCCTACCTGGGCCGCGTCCTCGACTGA
- the hmgA gene encoding homogentisate 1,2-dioxygenase → MSGDARKTAEGLAYLSGFGNEHSSEAVAGALPEGRNSPQRAPLGLYAEQLSGTAFTEPRAHNRRSWLYRIRPSAAHPAFTRSGNGGIRTAPFNQAVPDPNRLRWNPLPVPGPATDFVEGLWTLGGNGDATQRTGMAVHLYHATASMERVFSDADGELLIVPERGGLLLRTEFGLLHAEPGHVALIPRGVRFRVELLDADARGYVCENYGAPFRLPDLGPIGANGLANARDFHAPVAAYEDDESTTGPVEVVNKFCGNLWTAEYDHSPLDVVAWHGNHVPYVYDLRRFNVIGTISYDHPDPSIFTVLTSPSDTPGLAGVDFVVFAPRWLVGEDTFRPPYFHRNVMSEYMGLIEGAYDAKAEGFVPGGGSLHNMMSAHGPDRETFERASAAELKPQRIDDGLAFMFETRWPVTLTPQAARAEHLQPRYDDVWQGLERHFRPLH, encoded by the coding sequence ATGAGCGGGGACGCGCGGAAGACCGCGGAGGGGCTGGCCTACCTGTCCGGCTTCGGCAACGAGCACAGCTCGGAGGCCGTCGCGGGCGCACTGCCCGAGGGCCGGAACTCGCCGCAGCGGGCGCCGCTGGGCCTGTACGCGGAGCAGCTGAGCGGCACGGCGTTCACCGAGCCGAGGGCGCACAACCGGCGCTCGTGGCTGTACCGGATCCGCCCGTCGGCCGCGCACCCCGCGTTCACCCGTTCGGGTAACGGCGGAATCCGCACGGCGCCCTTCAACCAGGCCGTGCCGGACCCGAACCGCCTGCGGTGGAACCCGCTGCCGGTGCCCGGACCCGCCACGGACTTCGTCGAGGGGCTGTGGACGCTCGGCGGCAACGGCGACGCGACCCAGCGCACCGGCATGGCCGTGCACCTGTACCACGCCACCGCGTCCATGGAGCGCGTCTTCAGCGACGCGGACGGCGAGCTGCTGATCGTCCCGGAGCGCGGCGGCCTGCTGCTGCGCACCGAGTTCGGGCTGCTGCACGCCGAGCCGGGGCACGTGGCGCTGATCCCGCGCGGGGTCCGCTTCCGCGTGGAGCTGCTCGACGCGGACGCCCGCGGCTACGTCTGCGAGAACTACGGCGCCCCCTTCCGGCTCCCGGACCTCGGCCCGATCGGCGCCAACGGCCTGGCCAACGCGCGGGACTTCCACGCGCCGGTCGCCGCGTACGAGGACGACGAGAGCACGACGGGCCCGGTGGAGGTGGTCAACAAGTTCTGCGGCAACCTCTGGACCGCCGAGTACGACCACTCCCCGCTGGACGTCGTCGCCTGGCACGGCAACCACGTGCCGTACGTCTACGACCTGCGCCGCTTCAACGTCATCGGCACCATCTCGTACGACCACCCGGACCCGTCGATCTTCACGGTGCTGACCTCCCCGTCGGACACGCCGGGTCTGGCGGGCGTGGACTTCGTGGTGTTCGCGCCGCGCTGGCTGGTGGGCGAGGACACCTTCCGTCCGCCGTACTTCCACCGGAACGTGATGAGCGAGTACATGGGCCTGATCGAGGGTGCCTACGACGCCAAGGCGGAAGGCTTCGTGCCGGGCGGCGGTTCGCTGCACAACATGATGTCGGCGCACGGCCCGGACCGGGAGACCTTCGAGCGGGCGAGCGCGGCGGAGCTGAAGCCGCAGCGGATCGACGACGGGCTGGCGTTCATGTTCGAGACCCGGTGGCCGGTGACCCTCACGCCCCAGGCGGCCCGCGCCGAGCACCTGCAACCCCGCTACGACGACGTCTGGCAGGGCCTGGAGCGGCACTTCCGCCCCTTGCACTGA
- a CDS encoding GntR family transcriptional regulator produces MTSFAPDSVVLNRKLPLWYQVSQSLRASILGRSPRDPLRLPTEEQLAGHYGVSVLTMRQALKELEDEGLITRHRRRGTFIEPHARRGAPVRLLGSVDAIVAQQSGMKAELLDHGPAAVPSALTEFFPELAELAMYHRLRCDEKTGEPTNHARNYVRPELAARIDADDLVRWPMTKVLRDVVGVDISRITDTVEARLADPETARLLRVPLLSPILHYTGITYDTAGRVLDVAVIHYRGDRFSFTVTLDAT; encoded by the coding sequence GTGACCTCCTTCGCCCCGGACTCCGTCGTCCTCAACCGCAAGCTGCCGCTCTGGTACCAGGTGTCGCAGTCGCTGCGCGCCTCGATACTGGGCCGCTCGCCCCGGGACCCGCTGCGCCTGCCCACCGAGGAGCAGTTGGCCGGGCACTACGGGGTGAGCGTGCTGACCATGCGGCAGGCGCTGAAGGAGCTGGAGGACGAGGGGCTGATCACCCGCCATCGCCGGCGGGGCACGTTCATCGAGCCGCACGCCCGGCGGGGCGCCCCGGTGCGGCTGCTCGGTTCGGTGGACGCGATCGTGGCGCAGCAGTCCGGCATGAAGGCCGAGCTGCTGGACCACGGCCCCGCCGCCGTGCCCTCCGCCCTCACCGAGTTCTTCCCGGAGCTGGCCGAGCTGGCCATGTACCACCGGCTGCGCTGCGACGAGAAGACGGGCGAGCCGACCAACCACGCCCGCAACTACGTCCGTCCGGAGCTGGCCGCGCGCATCGACGCGGACGACCTCGTCCGGTGGCCGATGACGAAGGTGCTGCGGGACGTGGTGGGCGTGGACATCAGCCGGATCACGGACACCGTGGAGGCCCGGCTCGCGGACCCGGAGACGGCGCGGCTGCTGCGGGTGCCGCTGCTCAGCCCGATCCTGCACTACACGGGCATCACCTACGACACCGCGGGCCGGGTGCTCGACGTGGCGGTCATCCACTACCGGGGCGACCGCTTCTCCTTCACGGTCACCCTGGACGCCACGTGA
- a CDS encoding type ISP restriction/modification enzyme gives MPGVTHDDAPPLADLMPWSVAPPRLGRGWPAAPDAASLKARWDALVKAEGPERAALFEPTRSRTPDSAVGRLPGGAGGTGRLARASGPSAEPVRVLRAPFDEQWLIPDHRLIDAARPELWRVADERQVFVVEAPAAAGPPLLLATSLLPLFGPARIRPLHRRPGGAEPNLAPGLLDHLTARLGVRPGPPDVLAWSVAAVRPGSLVPLTADPELWERGVGLGRRALWLMRRDGERPKLPGGRRPYVRAPLPRRPLTLRYDRDEEALFLDEGRVSPVPPGAWDFEVGGVRVVEQWFAARTAEGEPGTLSAVRPSGWPQTWTSELLELITVLALLAEVRSRCRELTVTDEITATELRAAGVLPVPPSARRPASVLDGREEGPEGQLALL, from the coding sequence ATGCCCGGCGTGACGCACGACGACGCTCCGCCGCTGGCGGACCTCATGCCGTGGTCCGTCGCACCGCCGCGGCTCGGCCGGGGGTGGCCGGCGGCTCCCGACGCGGCGTCCCTGAAGGCCCGCTGGGACGCCCTGGTGAAGGCCGAGGGGCCGGAGCGCGCGGCCCTGTTCGAGCCGACCCGCTCGCGCACCCCGGACTCGGCGGTCGGGCGGCTGCCGGGCGGCGCCGGGGGCACCGGGCGGCTGGCGCGCGCCTCGGGCCCGTCCGCGGAGCCGGTGCGGGTGCTGCGGGCGCCGTTCGACGAGCAGTGGCTGATTCCCGACCACCGGCTGATCGACGCGGCCCGCCCGGAGCTGTGGCGGGTGGCGGACGAGCGGCAGGTGTTCGTGGTGGAGGCCCCGGCTGCCGCCGGTCCGCCGCTGCTGCTCGCGACCTCGCTGCTGCCGCTGTTCGGCCCCGCCCGGATCCGGCCGCTGCACCGCCGACCCGGCGGTGCGGAGCCCAACCTCGCCCCGGGCCTCCTGGACCATCTGACCGCCCGGCTCGGGGTGCGCCCCGGCCCGCCGGACGTGCTCGCCTGGTCGGTGGCGGCCGTGCGGCCCGGCTCGCTGGTCCCGCTCACCGCGGACCCCGAGCTGTGGGAGCGCGGCGTCGGACTGGGCCGGCGCGCGCTGTGGCTGATGCGGCGCGACGGAGAGCGCCCCAAACTGCCCGGCGGGCGCCGCCCGTACGTCCGCGCCCCGCTGCCCCGGCGCCCGCTGACCCTGCGCTACGACCGGGACGAGGAGGCGCTCTTCCTCGACGAGGGCCGCGTCTCCCCCGTGCCGCCCGGCGCCTGGGACTTCGAGGTGGGCGGGGTCCGGGTGGTCGAGCAGTGGTTCGCGGCCCGCACGGCCGAGGGCGAGCCGGGCACGCTGTCGGCGGTCCGTCCGTCCGGCTGGCCGCAGACCTGGACGTCCGAGCTGCTGGAGCTGATCACGGTACTCGCGCTCCTCGCCGAAGTGCGGAGCCGGTGCCGGGAGTTGACGGTCACCGACGAGATCACCGCGACCGAGCTGCGGGCGGCCGGCGTGCTGCCCGTACCTCCGTCGGCCCGTCGCCCGGCCTCCGTCCTGGACGGCCGCGAGGAGGGCCCGGAGGGTCAGCTGGCGCTGCTGTAG
- a CDS encoding TetR/AcrR family transcriptional regulator yields the protein MAGRAAVPEVIWSRPERTGRGPRPAYTRADIAAAAVRIADAEGLDAVSMRRVAGELGCGTMSLYNYVPRKEDLYELMMDAVSGEHELWEPSGDWRANMIRVAHQTRALMHRHTWLPRLMSPVYGFSPNALRYLEHCLACLDPFEAPYGTKMELVAMVNGVVTTYVSNEIATAERTRSLPWSEEQENATRIAYLGRQVASGNYPRLAASFAEDAGPIDLEGVFERALTRVLDGFA from the coding sequence ATGGCGGGCCGAGCGGCCGTACCCGAAGTGATCTGGTCGCGCCCCGAGCGCACCGGCCGCGGCCCGAGGCCCGCGTACACCCGCGCCGACATCGCCGCCGCCGCGGTGCGGATCGCCGACGCCGAGGGCCTGGACGCGGTCTCGATGCGCCGCGTCGCCGGCGAGCTGGGCTGCGGCACCATGTCGCTCTACAACTACGTCCCCCGCAAGGAGGACCTGTACGAGCTGATGATGGACGCGGTCAGCGGCGAGCACGAGCTGTGGGAACCGAGCGGCGACTGGCGCGCGAACATGATCCGGGTCGCCCACCAGACCCGCGCCCTGATGCACCGCCACACCTGGCTGCCCCGCCTGATGTCCCCGGTCTACGGCTTCAGCCCCAACGCCCTGCGCTACCTCGAACACTGCCTGGCCTGCCTCGACCCCTTCGAGGCGCCCTACGGCACCAAGATGGAGCTGGTGGCGATGGTGAACGGCGTGGTGACGACGTACGTGAGCAACGAGATCGCCACCGCCGAGCGCACCCGCTCGCTGCCCTGGTCCGAGGAGCAGGAGAACGCGACACGGATCGCCTACCTCGGCCGGCAGGTCGCGAGCGGGAACTACCCGCGGCTGGCGGCGTCCTTCGCCGAGGACGCCGGACCGATCGACCTGGAGGGCGTCTTCGAGCGGGCGCTGACGCGGGTGCTGGACGGGTTCGCCTGA
- a CDS encoding ATP-binding cassette domain-containing protein, whose protein sequence is MTTTYAVLSEGLEKRFGAVRALRGLDLAVAEGTVCGLLGPNGAGKTTAVRLLTTLLRPDAGSARIAGHDLVREAAAVRRRIGVTGQYASVDGDLTGRQNLRLFARLHRVRDAAGRADALLDRFGLADAADRPASTLSGGMRRRLDLAASLVRRPDVLFLDEPTTGLDPASRNRVWEAVRALKEEGTTVLLTTQYLEEADRLADDIALVDRGRVAHTGSPAELKALVGSYAEAVVADGHELARAAAVLDRLTGVEPALDPDRRTVGAVSTDPTLTLPRLVRELDAAGVPLLDASLRPPTLDDVFLRLTGDSGGGVSGDHNGGSGDSGGTKELAA, encoded by the coding sequence ATGACTACTACGTACGCTGTACTTAGTGAGGGTCTGGAGAAACGCTTCGGGGCCGTGCGCGCGCTGCGGGGTCTGGATCTCGCGGTGGCCGAGGGCACGGTCTGCGGACTGCTCGGGCCGAACGGCGCGGGCAAGACCACGGCGGTGCGGCTGCTGACGACGCTGCTGCGACCGGACGCGGGGTCGGCGCGGATCGCCGGGCACGACCTGGTGCGCGAGGCGGCCGCGGTCCGCCGCCGGATCGGGGTGACCGGGCAGTACGCGTCGGTGGACGGGGACCTCACCGGACGCCAGAACCTGCGCCTGTTCGCCCGGCTGCACCGGGTGCGGGACGCGGCCGGGCGGGCCGACGCGCTGCTCGACCGCTTCGGTCTGGCCGACGCCGCCGACCGGCCGGCCTCCACCCTGTCGGGCGGCATGCGACGCCGTCTCGACCTGGCCGCGAGTCTGGTGCGGCGCCCCGACGTGCTGTTCCTGGACGAGCCGACGACCGGGCTCGACCCGGCCAGCCGGAACCGCGTCTGGGAGGCCGTGCGCGCCCTGAAGGAGGAGGGCACGACCGTGCTGCTCACCACGCAGTACCTGGAGGAGGCCGACCGGCTGGCCGACGACATCGCCCTGGTGGACCGCGGCCGGGTGGCGCACACCGGGTCGCCGGCCGAACTCAAGGCGCTGGTCGGGTCCTACGCGGAGGCCGTCGTCGCGGACGGGCACGAGCTGGCCCGGGCGGCGGCGGTCCTGGACCGCCTCACCGGCGTCGAGCCGGCGCTGGACCCCGACCGGCGCACCGTCGGCGCCGTCAGCACCGACCCCACGCTCACCCTGCCCCGCCTGGTGCGCGAACTCGACGCGGCGGGCGTGCCGCTGCTGGACGCGAGCCTGCGTCCGCCGACCCTCGACGACGTCTTCCTCCGCCTGACCGGCGACAGCGGCGGTGGCGTCAGCGGTGATCACAACGGCGGCAGCGGCGACAGCGGCGGCACCAAGGAGTTGGCGGCATGA
- a CDS encoding ABC transporter permease codes for MSTMAHGLAYDGAAMLGRQLRRLRNNPGLLILTQTMPITMLLFFGYVFGSALAMPGEEYRAFLVPGLLVATAANGIMTGMFQAAQDTHRGVTDRLRTLPVSRAAMPLGQSVADVVVTAAGTVPLLLVGLAVGWRVEGGALGAVGAVGLLLLFRFATTWIGIYLGLLTRNEEAAGQLGGATFILPLLSNAYIPTGGLPGWLRTVAEWNPISAVTTALRDLFGNAPVPDGAAWPVAHPVAGSLAWCAVLLVVFVPLAVRRYAHGGR; via the coding sequence ATGAGCACGATGGCCCACGGCCTGGCGTACGACGGCGCGGCGATGCTGGGACGCCAGCTGCGGCGGCTGCGGAACAACCCGGGTCTGCTGATCCTCACCCAGACGATGCCGATCACGATGCTGCTGTTCTTCGGGTACGTCTTCGGCAGCGCGCTCGCGATGCCGGGCGAGGAGTACCGGGCCTTCCTGGTCCCGGGGCTGCTGGTCGCCACGGCCGCGAACGGCATCATGACGGGCATGTTCCAGGCCGCCCAGGACACCCACCGGGGCGTGACGGACCGGCTTCGCACCCTGCCGGTGAGCCGGGCGGCGATGCCGCTGGGGCAGTCGGTCGCGGACGTGGTCGTCACGGCCGCCGGGACGGTGCCCCTGCTGCTGGTCGGGCTCGCGGTGGGCTGGCGGGTGGAGGGCGGCGCGCTCGGCGCGGTGGGCGCGGTGGGGTTGCTGCTGCTGTTCCGGTTCGCGACGACGTGGATCGGGATCTACCTGGGGCTGCTCACCCGGAACGAGGAGGCCGCCGGTCAACTGGGCGGCGCGACCTTCATCCTTCCGCTGCTGTCCAACGCGTACATCCCGACCGGGGGCCTGCCGGGCTGGCTGCGCACGGTGGCGGAGTGGAATCCGATCAGCGCGGTGACCACGGCACTGCGGGACCTCTTCGGCAACGCTCCCGTGCCGGACGGGGCGGCCTGGCCGGTGGCGCATCCGGTCGCCGGGTCGCTGGCCTGGTGCGCGGTGCTGCTGGTGGTGTTCGTCCCGCTCGCCGTACGCCGGTACGCGCACGGGGGCCGCTGA
- a CDS encoding SGNH/GDSL hydrolase family protein, producing the protein MRRFRLVGFLGSLLLAGTAALTGAATAQAAQPAAADGYVALGDSYSSGVGAGSYISSSGDCKRSTKAHPYLWAAAHSPSTFDFTACSGARTGDVLAGQLGPLSSATGLVSLSIGGNDAGFADVMTTCVLQSESSCLSRVATAEAYVDSTLPGNLDGVYSAIRSKAPNAHVVVIGYPRFYKLGTTCVGLSEAKRKAINNASDHLNTVIAQRVAAHGFTFGDVRTTFTGHEICSGSSWLHSVNWLNIGESYHPTAAGQSGGYLPVLNGAA; encoded by the coding sequence ATGAGACGTTTCAGACTTGTCGGCTTCCTCGGCTCACTCCTTCTCGCCGGGACCGCGGCCCTCACCGGCGCCGCGACCGCCCAGGCGGCCCAACCCGCCGCCGCCGACGGCTATGTGGCGCTCGGCGACTCCTACTCCTCCGGGGTCGGAGCGGGCAGCTACATCAGCTCCAGCGGCGACTGCAAGCGCAGCACGAAGGCCCACCCGTACCTCTGGGCGGCCGCCCACTCACCCTCGACGTTCGACTTCACCGCCTGCTCCGGCGCCCGTACGGGTGATGTTCTCGCCGGACAGCTCGGCCCCCTCAGCTCCGCCACCGGCCTCGTCTCCCTCAGCATCGGGGGCAACGACGCGGGCTTCGCGGACGTCATGACGACGTGCGTGCTCCAGTCCGAGAGCTCCTGCCTCTCGCGGGTCGCCACCGCGGAGGCGTACGTCGACTCGACGCTCCCCGGCAACCTCGACGGCGTCTACTCGGCGATCCGCAGCAAGGCCCCCAACGCCCACGTCGTCGTCATCGGCTACCCGCGCTTCTACAAGCTCGGCACCACCTGCGTCGGCCTGTCCGAAGCCAAGCGGAAGGCCATCAACAACGCCTCCGACCACCTCAACACCGTCATCGCCCAGCGCGTCGCCGCCCACGGCTTCACCTTCGGCGACGTACGCACCACCTTCACCGGTCACGAGATCTGCTCCGGCAGCTCCTGGCTGCACAGCGTCAACTGGCTGAACATCGGCGAGTCGTACCACCCCACCGCGGCCGGCCAGTCCGGCGGCTACCTGCCGGTCCTCAACGGCGCCGCCTGA
- a CDS encoding glycosyltransferase family 2 protein — protein sequence MSSVLQPAPAGSDPSPEPPPAGEYRPVSSHLAIAPPVSVVIPAMNEAENLPYVFKTLPDWIHEVVLVDGNSTDGTVEVARELRPDVTVVEQRGKGKGDALISGFEACTGDIIVMVDADGSADGQEIVSYVSALVSGADFAKGSRFANGGGTDDMTFVRKLGNRALCAVVNRKFGARYTDLCYGYNAFWRHCLDKIDLDCTGFEVETLMNIRVVKAGLRVQEIPSHEYLRIHGVSNLRAVRDGLRVLRVILDERSNRRALRGRERATTLVSVGPVPGKAS from the coding sequence ATGAGCTCAGTTCTGCAGCCGGCGCCGGCGGGCAGCGATCCGTCGCCCGAGCCGCCGCCCGCCGGGGAGTACCGGCCCGTCTCCTCGCATCTGGCGATAGCACCGCCGGTGAGCGTGGTGATACCCGCCATGAACGAGGCGGAGAACCTTCCCTACGTCTTCAAGACGCTGCCCGACTGGATCCACGAGGTCGTGCTCGTGGACGGCAACTCCACCGACGGCACCGTCGAGGTCGCCCGGGAGCTGCGGCCGGACGTCACGGTGGTGGAGCAGCGCGGCAAGGGCAAGGGGGACGCGCTGATCAGCGGCTTCGAGGCGTGCACCGGGGACATCATCGTGATGGTCGACGCCGACGGCTCGGCCGACGGCCAGGAGATCGTCTCGTACGTCTCCGCCCTCGTCTCCGGCGCCGACTTCGCCAAGGGCTCCCGCTTCGCCAACGGCGGCGGCACCGACGACATGACCTTCGTCCGCAAGCTCGGCAACCGCGCGCTGTGCGCGGTGGTCAACCGGAAGTTCGGCGCCCGCTACACCGACCTGTGCTACGGCTACAACGCGTTCTGGCGGCACTGCCTGGACAAGATCGACCTCGACTGCACCGGCTTCGAGGTGGAGACCCTGATGAACATCCGGGTCGTGAAGGCGGGGCTGAGGGTCCAGGAGATCCCCAGCCACGAGTACCTGCGCATCCACGGCGTGAGCAACCTGCGCGCCGTGCGGGACGGGCTGCGGGTGCTGAGAGTCATCCTCGACGAGCGCTCCAACCGGCGTGCGCTGCGCGGTCGTGAGCGCGCGACGACTCTGGTGTCCGTGGGCCCGGTCCCGGGGAAGGCGTCTTGA
- a CDS encoding glycosyltransferase family 2 protein translates to MSAPAAAPTVSVVICVYTEDRWEDILAAVASVRAQSHPARETLLVVDHNEALRVRLLAEYEESRSARGARGMRDVDGVRDVGGVRGVRDVGGVRGVRVLANAGPRGLSAGRNTGIAASRGEVIAFLDDDAVAERDWLRHLTEGYADPAVVAVGGRTVPIWASGRRPDWFPEEFDWVVGCTYRGLPPGRVRVRNVLGGNASFRREAFDAAGGFATGIGRDGDRRPLGCEETELCIRLSRARPDAVLLIDDRAVIHHRVPEAREHFGYFRTRTYAEGLSKALVARSVGAGRGLESERRYTTRVLPRGVLRGLGDAVLARPGGAGRAGAIVAGVLTAAGGYVVGSVRARRGGVVFSSAPVGEGAHG, encoded by the coding sequence TTGAGCGCTCCCGCCGCCGCCCCCACGGTCTCCGTGGTGATCTGCGTCTACACCGAGGACCGCTGGGAGGACATCCTCGCGGCGGTCGCCTCGGTGCGGGCGCAGTCCCACCCGGCCCGGGAGACGCTGCTGGTCGTCGACCACAACGAGGCGCTGCGGGTGCGGCTGCTGGCGGAGTACGAGGAGAGCCGGAGTGCGCGGGGCGCGCGGGGCATGCGGGACGTGGACGGCGTGCGGGACGTGGGCGGCGTGCGGGGCGTGCGGGACGTGGGCGGCGTGCGGGGCGTGCGGGTGCTCGCCAACGCGGGTCCCCGCGGCCTGTCGGCCGGGCGCAACACCGGCATCGCCGCCTCGCGCGGTGAGGTGATCGCCTTCCTCGACGACGACGCCGTGGCCGAACGCGACTGGCTGCGGCACCTCACCGAGGGGTACGCCGACCCGGCGGTCGTCGCCGTCGGCGGGCGCACGGTGCCGATCTGGGCGTCGGGGCGCCGGCCCGACTGGTTCCCGGAGGAGTTCGACTGGGTGGTGGGCTGCACGTACCGCGGGCTGCCGCCCGGCCGGGTCCGGGTGCGCAACGTGCTCGGCGGCAACGCCTCCTTCCGCCGCGAGGCGTTCGACGCCGCGGGCGGTTTCGCCACCGGCATCGGACGCGACGGCGACAGGCGCCCGCTGGGCTGCGAGGAGACCGAGCTGTGCATCCGGCTCTCCCGCGCCCGGCCGGACGCCGTGCTGCTGATCGACGACCGCGCGGTGATCCACCACCGGGTGCCGGAGGCACGCGAGCACTTCGGCTACTTCCGCACCCGCACCTACGCCGAGGGCCTGTCCAAGGCGCTGGTGGCACGCAGCGTGGGCGCCGGCAGGGGCCTGGAGTCCGAACGCCGGTACACCACACGGGTGCTGCCCCGGGGTGTGCTGCGCGGGCTGGGCGACGCCGTGCTGGCCCGGCCGGGCGGTGCGGGCCGGGCGGGCGCGATCGTCGCCGGGGTGCTCACCGCGGCGGGCGGCTACGTGGTGGGGAGCGTACGGGCGCGGCGGGGCGGGGTCGTGTTCTCCTCGGCGCCCGTCGGGGAGGGCGCGCATGGCTGA
- a CDS encoding polysaccharide deacetylase family protein, with amino-acid sequence MAEEVHEADARVPVLMYHAVADGPNEATRALSVSPKAFAEQMAAIADGGRTPIGTAELAAAWRSGGPLPKRPVLITFDDGYEGVHRHALPVLAGHGFPATLFVSTGWLRGPYGTGGAPDTMLDWDQVRELAAAGVEIGGHSHTHPQLDQLGRARLRFELIHCKEVIADQLGTVPASFAYPYGYSDRRVRRAVRETGYAQALAVGNALARRAQGPYALRRVTVRRSTGAEEFARLVEGRAIARTFVRDRALTKGYAVLRRTRQARRRVLGRGRLPGSGA; translated from the coding sequence ATGGCTGAGGAGGTCCACGAGGCCGACGCGCGCGTGCCGGTGCTCATGTACCACGCGGTCGCGGACGGCCCGAACGAGGCGACCCGCGCCCTGTCGGTGTCCCCGAAGGCGTTCGCCGAGCAGATGGCGGCGATCGCCGACGGGGGCCGCACCCCGATCGGCACGGCGGAGCTGGCCGCCGCCTGGCGCTCCGGCGGTCCGCTGCCGAAGCGGCCCGTCCTCATCACCTTCGACGACGGCTACGAGGGCGTGCACCGGCACGCCCTGCCCGTCCTCGCGGGACACGGCTTCCCGGCCACCCTCTTCGTCTCGACCGGCTGGCTCCGCGGCCCGTACGGGACCGGGGGTGCCCCGGACACCATGCTCGACTGGGACCAGGTCCGCGAACTCGCCGCGGCCGGCGTGGAGATCGGCGGGCACAGCCACACCCACCCGCAGCTCGACCAGCTCGGCCGGGCCCGGCTGCGGTTCGAGCTGATCCACTGCAAGGAGGTCATCGCCGACCAACTGGGCACCGTACCCGCGTCGTTCGCCTACCCGTACGGGTACTCCGACCGCCGGGTGCGCCGGGCGGTGCGCGAGACGGGGTACGCGCAGGCGCTCGCCGTCGGCAACGCACTGGCCCGCCGTGCCCAGGGGCCGTACGCCCTGCGGCGGGTCACGGTGCGCCGCTCGACGGGGGCGGAGGAGTTCGCCCGGCTGGTCGAGGGCCGCGCGATCGCCCGCACCTTCGTCCGGGACCGTGCCCTGACGAAGGGGTACGCCGTGCTCCGCAGGACGCGGCAGGCACGTCGGCGGGTGCTCGGGCGGGGCCGGCTGCCGGGGTCCGGTGCCTGA